A genome region from Choloepus didactylus isolate mChoDid1 chromosome 12, mChoDid1.pri, whole genome shotgun sequence includes the following:
- the KBTBD7 gene encoding LOW QUALITY PROTEIN: kelch repeat and BTB domain-containing protein 7 (The sequence of the model RefSeq protein was modified relative to this genomic sequence to represent the inferred CDS: inserted 7 bases in 5 codons; deleted 2 bases in 2 codons; substituted 2 bases at 2 genomic stop codons), translating to MISTLLVSAFLTGPEELKDTAHSAALLAQLKYFCEARLFCDXSIEVVTPGVGPGTGRLFSCNRNVLSAACPYFKSMFTGGRYKSQQVSVTMHGVDAESFEVSVDSCYTGHLSLSEANVQHLYAASDMLQLEYVREACASLAHHLNLANCTSILMFADAFDHHKLRSRAQSFIAHNFKQLSLMGANREKTXADLTLAQLLAVLLLDSLDIXSERTVCRVAXQWLEATPKEQGPSTAEVFQCVRWIHFTEKDQDYLEGLLTKPIVRKHCLDVIEGALQLHCGDMMCESLVPKPNSSSGSIVSSADNPPQKMGICAKETVIFFGHTRDPFLYYDPYSGDTYTMQSPLTIPTHSKSITSSVVCVSPDHNIYLAAQPRKDLWVYNPAQNSWQRLADHLLYGESMDMAYLNSCIYILGGQNPVTGFKLNELECNSVQRNQWALVGPVPYSFLSFEPVVVQNYLYAVNSKHIFCYNPSHNMWLNCASLNCRDFQEACAFNDEICCICDIPVMKVYNPARGEWRRIGNIPLNSENSNYQIVNHGQKLLLIAYSLSHWKKNRVTVYEYDTREDWWINKGTKLGLLRFDSGFICFSARVYPSCLELGQNYITDECEAQSESNXEWDLDXSELDSESASSSSFSDNXVWVWIVPQ from the exons ATGATTTCTACGCTCTTGGTGTCGGCCTTTCTCACGGGTCCGGAGGAGCTGAAGGACACGGCGCATTCTGCAGCCCTGCTGGCACAGCTCAAGTACTTCTGCGAGGCGCGGCTGTTCTGTGA GAGCATCGAGGTGGTGACGCCGGGCGTTGGGCCGGGCACGGGCCGGCTCTTCTCCTGCAACCGCAACGTGCTGTCCGCTGCGTGCCCCTACTTCAAGAGCATGTTCACGGGCGGCAGGTACAAGAGCCAGCAAGTGAGCGTGACCATGCACGGTGTGGATGCCGAGTCTTTCGAGGTATCGGTTGACTCTTGCTACACGGGTCACCTGTCCTTGAGCGAGGCCAATGTGCAGCACCTCTACGCGGCTTCCGATATGCTCCAGCTAGAGTATGTGCGGGAAGCCTGCGCCTCCTTAGCCCACCACCTCAACCTAGCCAACTGCACCTCCATCCTCATGTTCGCGGATGCCTTTGACCATCATAAGCTGCGATCTCGGGCCCAGTCGTTTATAGCTCACAACTTCAAGCAGCTCAGCCTGATGGGTGCCAATCGGGAGAAGAC GGCAGATCTGACCCTGGCCCAGCTGCTGGCTGTCCTGCTCCTGGATAGTTTAGACATATAAAGTGAGAGGACTGTGTGCCGTGTGG CCCAGTGGTTGGAGGCCACTCCCAAGGAGCAGGGTCCTAGCACTGCCGAAGTCTTCCAGTGTGTCCGCTGGATACACTTCACAGAAAAGGATCAGGACTACCTGGAAGGACTGCTGACTAAGCCCATTGTGAGGAAACACTGTCTGGATGTCATTGAAGGGGCCCTGCAGCTGCACTGTGGAGACATGATGTGTGAGAGTTTGGTACCAAAGCCAAATAGTAGCAGTGGCTCTATTGTGTCCTCAGCAGACAATCCACCCCAGAAGATGGGTATATGTGCCAAGGAGACGGTGATCTTCTTTGGACACACCAGAGATCCCTTTCTCTACTATGACCCATACTCAGGGGACACTTACACAATGCAGTCACCTTTGACCATCCCAACTCATTCCAAGAGCATTACCTCCTCTGTGGTCTGTGTCTCTCCAGACCACAACATCTATCTAGCTGCCCAGCCCAGGAAAGACCTCTGGGTGTATAATCCAGCCCAGAATAGCTGGCAGCGGCTTGCAGACCACTTGCTGTATGGGGAGAGCATGGATATGGCATACCTCAATAGCTGCATCTATATTTTGGGTGGGCAAAACCCCGTTACTGGATTTAAATTGAATGAATTGGAATGT AACAGTGTTCAGAGGAACCAGTGGGCACTGGTGGGTCCTGTaccctattcttttctt tcctttgaaccTGTCGTGGTTCAGAACTATCTTTATGCTGTCAACAGCAAGCACATTTTCTGCTATAATCCTAGCCACAATATGTGGCTGAACTGTGCTTCTCTTAATTGTAGGGACTTTCAGGAAGCCTGTGCCTTCAATGATGAGATCTGTTGTATCTGCGATATTCCTGTCATGAAGGTCTACAACCCAGCCAGGGGAGAATGGAGGCGGATTGGTAATATTCCTTTGAACTCAGAGAACTCCAACTACCAGATTGTTAATCATGGCCAAAAGTTGCTGCTCATCGCCTACAGCCTTTCACACTGGAAAAAGAATCGGGTGACTGTGTACGAATATGACACCAGGGAAGACTGGTGGATTAATAAAGGCACCAAGCTGGGCCTCTTGCGTTTTGACTCTGGCTTTATTTGCTTCAGTGCTCGGGTTTATCCTTCCTGCCTCGAACTAGGTCAAAATTACATCACTGATGAATGTGAGGCACAGAGTGAGTCTA GTGAGTGGGACTTAG GCAGTGAACTGGACTCTGAGTCCGCAAGTTCAAGTTCTTTTTCTGATAATTAAGTCTGGGTGTGGATAGTGCCTCAGTGA